One genomic segment of uncultured Desulfobacter sp. includes these proteins:
- a CDS encoding polysaccharide pyruvyl transferase family protein has product MTPTVGILSMQRIMNYGSFLQAYALKKILESLGTNCYFIDIKPGRQLDGNKIDSPFSKEIKRVFRVGYNLVTNYRQTLLVNEFSKQLRSQFLNSYYEILDLNNHFEDQFDLVVIGSDEVFNCTQKASFGFSKQLFGQGLNAKSVISYAGSFGFTTIERIERFNLQNELSHCLNGFSDISVRDINSKEIIEAMTGKKPKIHLDPVLIYDFDREISGLNINLKDYIIIYTYINRITDSEEINAICSFAKKHNKKLISIFCAYTWCDQYVLPKTPFEVLLYFRNADYVVTDTFHGSIFSIITQRKFCVIMRDSNKKKLSWLLNVMGLESQLLNEKLQLEDIITLEPDYPFAQKVIEKERKRTEKYLKNYLQKT; this is encoded by the coding sequence ATGACCCCAACAGTTGGAATTCTATCAATGCAACGAATAATGAACTATGGTTCATTTCTTCAGGCATATGCTTTAAAAAAAATATTGGAGAGTTTGGGAACTAATTGCTATTTTATTGATATTAAACCTGGCCGTCAACTTGATGGTAACAAAATAGATAGCCCGTTTTCCAAAGAAATAAAACGCGTTTTCAGGGTGGGTTATAACCTTGTAACCAATTATCGACAAACCCTTTTAGTTAATGAATTCAGTAAACAGCTTCGATCCCAATTCCTAAACTCTTATTACGAAATATTAGATCTGAATAATCATTTTGAAGACCAATTTGACCTAGTTGTTATTGGTAGTGATGAAGTCTTTAATTGTACACAAAAAGCTTCTTTTGGTTTTTCAAAACAGCTTTTTGGGCAAGGGTTAAATGCAAAATCCGTAATTAGTTATGCAGGATCATTCGGATTTACAACAATTGAACGGATTGAACGATTCAATCTACAGAACGAATTATCCCACTGCTTGAATGGTTTTAGTGATATTTCTGTTCGAGATATCAATTCTAAAGAAATCATTGAGGCGATGACGGGTAAAAAGCCCAAAATTCATTTAGACCCTGTACTTATCTATGATTTCGATAGAGAAATAAGCGGTCTCAATATCAACCTTAAAGATTATATCATCATTTATACTTATATTAACCGTATAACTGACTCTGAAGAAATTAACGCAATATGTTCCTTTGCGAAAAAGCATAATAAAAAATTGATTTCAATTTTTTGTGCATATACTTGGTGTGATCAGTATGTATTGCCAAAAACGCCATTCGAAGTGCTATTATATTTCCGTAATGCAGATTATGTGGTAACAGACACTTTTCATGGTAGTATTTTTTCCATAATCACTCAAAGGAAATTTTGTGTGATTATGCGGGATTCAAATAAAAAAAAATTGTCTTGGCTTTTAAATGTCATGGGATTAGAGTCTCAGCTTTTAAATGAAAAATTGCAATTGGAAGATATAATTACCCTGGAACCGGACTATCCTTTTGCGCAAAAAGTAATCGAAAAAGAAAGAAAACGGACGGAAAAGTATTTAAAGAACTACCTCCAGAAGACATAA